The Leopardus geoffroyi isolate Oge1 chromosome D3, O.geoffroyi_Oge1_pat1.0, whole genome shotgun sequence region ggggagggggcggggacgGGGCGGGCGCAGAGTCAAGTTTCGCTACGTCACCGTCCCCGGGAAGTCCCCATAAGAGGAGAGCGCGGGAGCCGGCCGGCGCTCAGACCTGAGAGGTGCGCGCGCGCGCCTGTCGTCGCTGGTAGAGTTGGGTCCCGCCGCCCGGGTCCGGCCCGTCCCCCCCCGCGCGTGCAGCTCGCGTGCCGCCGCCCCGAGGTGTTCGGGGTGGGGGACCGAGAACCCCGGGCTCCTGCGGCACGGTAGCAGGCGGCCGCTGGCGGAGATGCCTGGGAAGAGGACGCGTAAGAGCGCGCAGCCGAGCCCCGCGCGGGCCCCGGCAGGTAGGGAGCAGCTGGGTCCCGCTGAGAACccggccggggccggggcgggggccggggccggggtctCGGTCGCGGCGGGCTCAGTCCGTCGGCACGCGGCCTCCGGGTCGGGCAGGTCTGCGCCCCTGCATGTGCTTTGGGGGCGCCTCCAGGAAGCCCTGCGGGGTTTCCCCCGGGACCGTGGAGACGGCGCGGGAGGAAACCCGATTTGGGATGCAGAGGGCGGTTTGGGCGGAGGCAGAAAGCCTCTTCTTCGCTTGCTTCGCTTGCTTCGCTTGCTTTGCGTCCCCAGTTGCTCAGCCCTGGGGCCGCGGGGAGGAAAAGTGCAAGTGCGGGCGACCATCACGAGGAGAAAGTCATTGTCACGGCAGGTGGGGGCGGGAGAGAGACTCGGGGAGCCTCCAGCGCTTCCTGAGACTAGCCCTCTTCCTCCAGAGGCGAGGACCATGGAGGTCCCCACTCCGAGTGTGGCCACTCTCGGGCCCCCCCAACGCAAAAAAGCAGTACTTGGCTTGGTACCTTCACGCTCTCCCACAAAGGACTGATGGAGCGCTACAGAGGCCCTGCGAGGACCACTGCAGCCAGGAGCCTAGAAAGTTTTGCTGCTTTGTTAAAAGTGCAACATTTTAACAATCGTTATTATTGCGGGGATGGGATAGGAGAAGAACAGGAGTTGGTCTGCAGTGGTTTTTAATCCATGCACTTTCCCCTCGTCCCCACATATAGCCCCATCAAATAACTTTTcagaaccccccctcccccctccccttctaaATCTTACCAAACAAGGCAGTCATCTGCCAAGGGGCTGTAGCGAAGAAGGCAGAAAGGCTCTGGGCTCGAAATCCGTCCTACTGCTATTGCATCAGACGATAATGGCCCCCTTTTAAAGTTGGTTTCGCTTTATAGAGCCCCTGAGGCGTGCAAAGGAAGTGGTGATTGACGATAGGCCAAGGCTAACTTGGTACCTTGTTGCTGTCTCTCGGGTCTTGCTTGGGAGGGAAAAAGCTTGGCCTACCCTTTGGGAAGTCCAAGAATTCTCCGGTTTTGGGAAGGCCTAACCTGAGAATAACCTGCCTGCCATTTAACTTCGTTCCCAGTAATAAGGTCCCTCTTAAACTTAATTAGATAGTAATACATTGTTTAATTGAGATATAAGTGACCTGTGACATTGTATTAGCTTTgatgtggtatatgcatatatcaaatgatgatttgacatatgtatacattgtgaaatgattgccataATAGGTTTAGTGAAGATCGCCACTCCAcctagttacaattttttttttttgttgctacaTTTATAGAAGTGTAATTAATAAAGATTTAGGCAACAACTAGCAGctattttctgcccccttttttgGTGAaagggatcatttttttttaactctcctaGTAATCCTTTTtcttcaattaatatttgtttaattataatATCTCACGTTTCAAACGTAGTACACATGTGAGTTAAACGTTATATTTTCTGCTTCACTCATAAAGGCAACAGATTGGTACAAATTTGGTTTGTCAAAAGCACACTTTACACCAATTTATGTATTGGTGTtattgtatgttagccaatttgacgataaattatattaaaaaaaataaaagattattggcccccaaagaaaaaaaaagtataggaagatggtatgaaaaaaaattggtttgTAGGAAGAATTTGATTTACAGTAGAATATAAATTTCTAAGTTATTTTAGAGAATGTGGGCTTAATTTGGATACAAGATTTTATGAGACTTACTAGatttcaaagagttttttttaaatggggataaGAACACATTTGGATTTGCCTATTAATGAAGGCATAATATGAGCTGTGAATTActgccatttataaaataaatcctacttgaaaacaacataaaaaagttTAGAATTCCGACTTCTGTTCCCCTAACCAGCcttaaatgagagagaaaaggattaCATCATCTGAGGCTGGCAAAGGCTCACTAAACTGCGGTGTGTGACATAAATGTCCCTATTGAAAGAAAGATGACATTTACCTCATCCGGtatgcgttaaaaaaaaaaaaaagacttcaaagtaAAAGTCTTCATTCTTACTGtaactgttgtttttttgtttatgaGTCACACCGTGTTAACATATGTCGTGTGTGTTCTAAGTAACCTTTCTCACGTTCAGAAAATGGGTGTGCTTAGAGCTAAAGTTGACATAAACGCTTCGCTGGATGCACACTCAGCTTGCCCCTCGGATGGGGCTCTTGCCGGTTACAGCTTGTCATGTCAGCATGATTTTGatggtttgctttccttttcagagCCCGAAGTGGAATGCGCCATGCAGCTCCGGAGATTTGGAGACAAACTGAATTTCCGACAGAAGCTTATGAATCTGATATCCAAACTCTTCCGCTCGGGAACCTGACTGCTTTGGGAGCTTTCGAATGAGGAGATGGCTTTGAGACGGAAGGTTCCCCAGTGGATGCAAATTTCATCAGTTAGAAGAGACTGCCTTGTAATGGAGGTTGTGAGGGAGATCTCACTTGCTTTTGGATGCCCTTGGAAACCAGGATGGGATACATCCAAGAGGATTTCTGTCGGGGATTTCCCAGAAGTCATTTTTCTGGGGCTTGGGAGAACGTTATAAGACAACTTTGTTTATTTGTAAAGCAAGAATGGAGGAACTGTGCAACATAAGGAATGAATTACTTATACCTTGAGTTTTTACTTCGAAAATTATTCTGGTATGTGTGCTGAAGGTTGCTGCCCAGGGGTGCTGGCAAACGGATAACGGTGGGCAGGGGCAAGAAAGAGCGAATGTTCAGTGTTGGTTTTCACTTTTGGAAGACAGAAAAGTGCTGTATAGTCTTCGGTTTATACATTACCTTGTTAAAAGTAAAGATTTCATTCTGGAAACACAATGTCATGGCGAATGTTGATCCCATAGGTCACTACAAAATATAGGGTAATTTGAAAGCTTTTTCCTTTTGACTCAAAATGTATTGCTTCTGTTCGGATGACCCTTCATTGAATTATGTTCCTCTGAATCTTCGCTGGAAAGTCTGTACTTGGGAAGAAATGTGATAGAGACGTTATATGGTGCCAGTAAGATTCTTACCGGTTAGAATGTTACAACATAAAGAACGTGGGAATTTGCATACTGAgaaataatgggggaaaaaagcaatttaGGCTTTCTACTGCTGTAATTAAAACTTAGTGAAACAAAAATTCTCAAGTAACTTGATAGGAAAATGAATGTATTTCTAAAGAAGTTTTGAAaatctgtaagttgccttttctcATACTAGTCAGTGTACCTCTTTCAAGAAGTGgtcctttaaaagaaattaagcatGTTTTACATaggatatactttttaaaaaaaagagaatggattgCTCATCCAGAATGGAAATCTCATCTATATGTGTAATTTGCATTATAATAATATGTAGGTTCTGTGAAAGGTATCATGAATTTCCCCCTTTTATTGTTAGAAGGCCAGACTACCGacaaagcccccaaatacataaaaaagaaataataatgtcaTGATTGAATTTCAGCAAgaatgatcttatttattttacctatttataattaaaatattttgttcagtttcaaAGCGTATTCGTTAAAGTTACATTTTTAGATTATGAGACCAGGCTTTCATAAGTACTTGAACAGTAAGAATGTTTTCATGATAGGCTGTAGTCACTTTAGATGAAAAATTACCTCAGTATCTGTTTTTCTGCAGTGTTACTTAAGGCTTTTAGTTTATTTCGTGGCAACGATGTTTTTTGATCTGTCTGGAGGCAGATATTTTGCCCTATGGATATTTATGGTCTGTAATTGTATTTATACAGGTAAAACTTTATACTGTAGCTGTAAACTATTAAAGATTATCACCAGTCTTGGCTGCGTGTTTACTTCGGTCACGTAAGCTGCCGAATGTTCGTTACGAAACCAAAATCGTTTCACCGATTTCCGTCTGCAGGCACATGGCTGATCACCGCCTCCTGGGTTCCAGCTCTGGGGCAGGAGTGGAAAACACGGGGACGTTTAGCATGACTTCTGCTGTCAAGGGACTTACGGTTTAACTGGCAGAGGAGATAGCGGAAAAAGAAGATATTCGTGCCAGGCGTGGGTCTCGAGTGCCCTCGCAGTACTGCCTGGAGAGTGATTTATTTAAAGGAGCCTTCAGAGATGTGGGACCTCATTAGAGACCCGGGGAGCCCTCCTTGGCCACCCTGGGGCCTCTGCCTTGGCGGTTTCCTTTTCGATGGCCTCACGCTTCACCCTtcctccgcccccaccccgaGCAGCAAATATTGCTTCATCCGAAGCCAGTCGTGTGCAGAAGTAGGTGTCACTCAAGTGCCCTTCCAGTGTGAGAACTCCAAAGATCCTCCTAATTTGTAGCTTCCAACTGGATGGCGTCTTCCTGCTGAAAGTGTGGAATGTGTATGGCCtccctgagctggggagggagagaggaggggcttCAGGAGGAGGGTGACCacgggagagggagagggtgacagCCAGCCGGggacctgg contains the following coding sequences:
- the PMAIP1 gene encoding phorbol-12-myristate-13-acetate-induced protein 1, encoding MPGKRTRKSAQPSPARAPAEPEVECAMQLRRFGDKLNFRQKLMNLISKLFRSGT